The sequence below is a genomic window from Mycobacterium sp. ITM-2016-00316.
CCAACCCGTACCCGTTGGCCACACCCGAGGATCTCGCCGAGACGGAACGCTCGGTCAAGGGGCAGGGCCGGCGGGTGCTGGCCCGGATCGCCGATGTGCGCGAACGCCACGAGCTGCGTGCTGCGGTCGAGGCGGGGGTGGCCGACTTCGGCAAGATCGACATCGTCGTCGCCAACGCCGGCATCCTGCCGATGGCGATGGGCAACCCCGACCCGATGGGTTTCGTGGATGCCTCCGACGTCGATCTGGTCGGCGTGATGAACACAGTGGCAGTGGCGATTCCGCATTTACCCGAGGGTGCATCGATCATCGTCACCGGCTCCACCGCGGGCATGATTCGCGGCACCACCACCAGCCCGGACATGGGACCCGGGGGAGCCGGGTACGGCTGGAGCAAGCGCATCGTCATGGACTACGTCGATGAGATGTGTCTGCACCTGGCGCCGAGGATGATCCGGGTGAATGCCGTGCACCCGACGAACTGCAACACCCATCTGCTGCAGAACGAGGGCATGTACGGGGTGTTCCGGCCCGATCTGAAGGCCG
It includes:
- a CDS encoding mycofactocin-coupled SDR family oxidoreductase; its protein translation is MPGKLDGKVAFITGAARGQGRAHAIAMAREGADIIAVDICRDIASNPYPLATPEDLAETERSVKGQGRRVLARIADVRERHELRAAVEAGVADFGKIDIVVANAGILPMAMGNPDPMGFVDASDVDLVGVMNTVAVAIPHLPEGASIIVTGSTAGMIRGTTTSPDMGPGGAGYGWSKRIVMDYVDEMCLHLAPRMIRVNAVHPTNCNTHLLQNEGMYGVFRPDLKAEGKVATREDAEPLFNLFQAMPIPYIEPEDMANLGVFLAGDESRYITGQHIRVDAGSLLKWPNGPGG